The following proteins are encoded in a genomic region of Sebastes fasciatus isolate fSebFas1 chromosome 14, fSebFas1.pri, whole genome shotgun sequence:
- the LOC141782715 gene encoding coiled-coil domain-containing protein 89 encodes MATPQRNAESFMKVEGNTTELCGLSADDATETRMLRSRIEQQSSLICLLKQRADEVLLQCLALRKINIELEGRVTDCQKQLDGERKKSEVLEKRFMVLADNNQAIIAFMDEHKNHNAQLKLENKQLQSENETLFSHKLQEKEVFVQKLMQEIKQLTEKYTNTEKEYREKLAGCQSKLLEQKSQHQAKDASLSDQLHDAQQQNRDAVKMCNDLKLKLQKAEEENALKEINMRESKTSITKEKDKLLRLSMERGKVIQEKQEEIKQLETKWKEEKKARAKAEDRFEREAEAVNADSKVKSLQSALDESVTKYGMLKKDFEAFKEHSTNLLIQERELNKKLRHMIG; translated from the exons CTTTGCGGCCTTTCTGCGGACGATGCAACAGAGACAAGGATGCTGCGGTCTAGGATAGAGCAACAGTCAAGTCTGATCTGCTTGTTGAAACAGAGAGCAGATGAGGTGCTTCTCCAATGTCTAGCCCTGAGAAAAATCAATATAGAGCTGGAGGGCCGAGTAACAGACTGCCAGAAACAACTGGACGGTGAAAGAAAGAAGTCAGAGGTATTAGAGAAGAGATttatggttttagctgacaACAATCAGGCAATTATTGCCTTCATGGACGAGCACAAAAACCACAATGCCCAGTTAAAGCTGGAAAACAAACAGCTGCAGTCAGAAAATGAAACTCTTTTCTCCCACAAATTACAAGAGAAAGAAGTGTTTGTTCAAAAACTGATGCAAGAAATCAAACAGctgacagagaaatacacaaataCGGAGAAGGAATATCG GGAGAAATTAGCTGGATGCCAGTCAAAACTCCTGGAACAAAAATCTCAGCATCAAGCCAAGGATGCATCGCTAAGTGATCAATTGCATGATGCTcagcaacaaaacagagatGCTGTAAAGATGTGCAATG ACCTTAAGCTGAAGCTACAAAAGGCTGAAGAAGAGAATGCTTTGAAGGAAATCAACATGAGAGAAAGCAAAACAAGCATCACCAAAGAGAAGGACAAATTACTGCGTCTGTCTATGGAAAGAGGGAAAGTAATACAG GAGAAACAAGAGGAAATCAAGCAACTGGAGACGAAatggaaagaagagaaaaaggcCCGGGCCAAAGCAGAGGACAG GTTTGAACGGGAAGCAGAAGCTGTTAATGCAGATAGTAAAGTGAAGTCTCTCCAGTCTGCTCTTGATGAATCCGTGACAAAATATGGGATGCTGAAAAAG GATTTTGAAGCCTTCAAAGAACACAGCACCAACCTCCTTATACAAGAAAGGGAGTTAAATAAGAAGCTTCGCCACATGATTGGCTAA